Proteins from a single region of Lampris incognitus isolate fLamInc1 chromosome 16, fLamInc1.hap2, whole genome shotgun sequence:
- the ttc8 gene encoding tetratricopeptide repeat protein 8 isoform X2 → MEVTMDPLFLAWSYFRRRKFQQCSDICSKILEDSPYDQAAWSLKTRALTEMVYIDEVEVDQEGIAEMMLDESSIAQVARPGTSLRLPGTSHGGGPTPAVRPMTQSGRPITGFVRPSTQSGRPGTMEQAIKTPRTASTARPVTSASGRFVRLGTASMLTNPDGPFINLSRLNLTKYSQKPNLSKTLFEYIFHHENDVKNALDLAAQATEHAQFKDWWWKVQLGKCYYRLGLYREAEKQFRSALNHQEVVDTYLYLAKVYQRLDQPITALNLFKQGLDHFPGEVTLLTGIARIHEEMNNIASATEYYKDVLKQDNTHVEAIACIGSNHFYTDQPEIALRFYRRLLQMGVYNCQLYNNLGLCCFYAQQYDMTLSSFERAVALAASDEEQADVWYNIGHVAVGIGDLTLAYQCFKLALAFHNDHAEAYNNLSVLELRKGHIEQSKAFLQTAASLAPHMYEPHFNLSILSEKVGDLQSSYTAAQKSEDAFPEHVDTQQLLKQLRQHFAVL, encoded by the exons ATGGAGGTAACGATGGACCCTTTATTTCTAGCGTGGAGCTATTTCAGAAGACGGAAATTTCAGCAATGCTCCGATATTTGCTCAAAAATATTAGAGGACAGCCCCTACGATCAG GCTGCATGGAGTCTGAAGACCCGCGCTCTGACAGAGATGGTATACATAGATGAAGTTGAAGTAGACCAGGAGGGGATTGCTGAGATGATGCTAGATGAGAGCTCAATTGCTCAGGTTGCAC GCCCTGGAACATCACTGAGGCTCCCTGGAACAAGTCATGGCGGAGGCCCCACACCAGCTGTCAG GCCGATGACACAATCAGGGCGTCCCATCACAGGATTTGTGAGACCCAGCACACAGTCAGGGAGACCTGGGACAATGGAACAGGCCATCAAAACCCCCCGCACAGCCAGCACTGCTCGTCCTGTCACTAGTGCTTCAGGGAGATTTGTCCGCCTTGGAACG GCATCCATGCTAACAAATCCAGATGGGCCATTTATCAACTTGTCAAGACTAAATTTGACCAAGTATTCCCAAAAGCCCAATTTATCCAAG ACATTGTTTGAGTACATCTTCCACCATGAAAATGACGTTAAAAAT GCTTTAGATTTGGCCGCTCAAGCCACTGAGCATGCTCAGTTCAAAGACTGGTGGTGGAAAGTCCAGCTGGGGAAATGCTACTACAG ACTCGGTTTGTATCGAGAGGCAGAAAAGCAGTTCAGGTCAGCTCTTAATCATCAAGAGGTGGTGGACACATACCTCTATCTTGCTAAG GTCTATCAGCGCCTGGACCAGCCAATAACAGCACTGAACCTCTTCAAGCAAGGCCTCGACCATTTTCCAGGCGAGGTCACACTGTTAACGGGAATTGCCCGCATTCATGAG GAGATGAACAATATCGCATCAGCTACAGAGTACTACAAAGATGTCCTAAAGCAGGATAACACTCATGTGGAGGCTATTGCCTGTATAGGCAGCAATCACTTCTACACTGACCAACCTGAGATTGCGCTTCGATTCTACAG ACGACTACTCCAGATGGGGGTGTATAACTGTCAGCTGTACAACAATCTGGGTCTGTGCTGCTTCTACGCTCAGCAGTATGACATGACTCTGTCCTCATTTGAGCGGGCCGTGGCCCTGGCAGCCAGTGATGAGGAGCAGGCTGATGTCTGGTACAACATAGGACACGTGGCTGTG GGCATAGGGGACTTGACGCTGGCCTATCAGTGTTTTAAACTGGCTTTGGCTTTTCATAATGACCATGCAGAGGCCTACAACAACCTTTCTGTGCTTGAGCTGCGCAAAGGTCATATTGAACAG TCTAAAGCCTTCCTGCAGACTGCTGCATCGCTCGCCCCTCACATGTATGAGCCACACTTCAACCTTTCCATTCTTTCTGAGAAG GTTGGAGATCTTCAGAGCAGTTACACAGCTGCTCAGAAGTCGGAGGACGCATTCCCCGAgcatgtggacacccagcagctgCTCAAGCAACTTCGGCAACATTTTGCAGTACTGTGA
- the ttc8 gene encoding tetratricopeptide repeat protein 8 isoform X1, translating into MEVTMDPLFLAWSYFRRRKFQQCSDICSKILEDSPYDQAAWSLKTRALTEMVYIDEVEVDQEGIAEMMLDESSIAQVARPGTSLRLPGTSHGGGPTPAVRPMTQSGRPITGFVRPSTQSGRPGTMEQAIKTPRTASTARPVTSASGRFVRLGTASMLTNPDGPFINLSRLNLTKYSQKPNLSKTLFEYIFHHENDVKNALDLAAQATEHAQFKDWWWKVQLGKCYYRLGLYREAEKQFRSALNHQEVVDTYLYLAKVYQRLDQPITALNLFKQGLDHFPGEVTLLTGIARIHEEMNNIASATEYYKDVLKQDNTHVEAIACIGSNHFYTDQPEIALRFYRRLLQMGVYNCQLYNNLGLCCFYAQQYDMTLSSFERAVALAASDEEQADVWYNIGHVAVGIGDLTLAYQCFKLALAFHNDHAEAYNNLSVLELRKGHIEQSKAFLQTAASLAPHMYEPHFNLSILSEKVISRHHSSQGKANNANPNCSVVSSEKPRLNISICTIECTAV; encoded by the exons ATGGAGGTAACGATGGACCCTTTATTTCTAGCGTGGAGCTATTTCAGAAGACGGAAATTTCAGCAATGCTCCGATATTTGCTCAAAAATATTAGAGGACAGCCCCTACGATCAG GCTGCATGGAGTCTGAAGACCCGCGCTCTGACAGAGATGGTATACATAGATGAAGTTGAAGTAGACCAGGAGGGGATTGCTGAGATGATGCTAGATGAGAGCTCAATTGCTCAGGTTGCAC GCCCTGGAACATCACTGAGGCTCCCTGGAACAAGTCATGGCGGAGGCCCCACACCAGCTGTCAG GCCGATGACACAATCAGGGCGTCCCATCACAGGATTTGTGAGACCCAGCACACAGTCAGGGAGACCTGGGACAATGGAACAGGCCATCAAAACCCCCCGCACAGCCAGCACTGCTCGTCCTGTCACTAGTGCTTCAGGGAGATTTGTCCGCCTTGGAACG GCATCCATGCTAACAAATCCAGATGGGCCATTTATCAACTTGTCAAGACTAAATTTGACCAAGTATTCCCAAAAGCCCAATTTATCCAAG ACATTGTTTGAGTACATCTTCCACCATGAAAATGACGTTAAAAAT GCTTTAGATTTGGCCGCTCAAGCCACTGAGCATGCTCAGTTCAAAGACTGGTGGTGGAAAGTCCAGCTGGGGAAATGCTACTACAG ACTCGGTTTGTATCGAGAGGCAGAAAAGCAGTTCAGGTCAGCTCTTAATCATCAAGAGGTGGTGGACACATACCTCTATCTTGCTAAG GTCTATCAGCGCCTGGACCAGCCAATAACAGCACTGAACCTCTTCAAGCAAGGCCTCGACCATTTTCCAGGCGAGGTCACACTGTTAACGGGAATTGCCCGCATTCATGAG GAGATGAACAATATCGCATCAGCTACAGAGTACTACAAAGATGTCCTAAAGCAGGATAACACTCATGTGGAGGCTATTGCCTGTATAGGCAGCAATCACTTCTACACTGACCAACCTGAGATTGCGCTTCGATTCTACAG ACGACTACTCCAGATGGGGGTGTATAACTGTCAGCTGTACAACAATCTGGGTCTGTGCTGCTTCTACGCTCAGCAGTATGACATGACTCTGTCCTCATTTGAGCGGGCCGTGGCCCTGGCAGCCAGTGATGAGGAGCAGGCTGATGTCTGGTACAACATAGGACACGTGGCTGTG GGCATAGGGGACTTGACGCTGGCCTATCAGTGTTTTAAACTGGCTTTGGCTTTTCATAATGACCATGCAGAGGCCTACAACAACCTTTCTGTGCTTGAGCTGCGCAAAGGTCATATTGAACAG TCTAAAGCCTTCCTGCAGACTGCTGCATCGCTCGCCCCTCACATGTATGAGCCACACTTCAACCTTTCCATTCTTTCTGAGAAGGTAATTTCTCGCCATCATTCTTCACAGGGGAAAGCGAACAATGCAAATCCCAATTGTTCAGTGGTATCTAGTGAAAAACCTAGATTAAATATTAGCATCTGTACAATAGAGTGTACTGCAGTGTAG